DNA sequence from the Chitinophaga flava genome:
TGCAGCTGCATTCTGTCCTGGGCCAGCCTGAGTGCATTATCGATCAGCTGATTGATGCCATGTTCTGCGGTGTGTAGTTCTATCATGCGGGTACTGTCCAGCAGTTCAGTGATCAGCTGGTTGATGCGGGTGCAGTTACGTTCGATGATATCGGTGTAGAGCGAAGACTCATTACTGGCGGCCACTTCATCTTCATCTTTGAACTGGCTCACTGCCAGGAGGATGTTGGTCAGCGGATTGCGGACCTCATGTGCAATTACCCGGGCGATACGACCGGTGATGACAAATTTTTCCTGGTGTTGTTTTTCCTGTTCTTCTCTTTTTTTCTCTGTGATATCCTGTATTACACAAAGGAAAATCTGTTCTGCTTCATCCAGCATCACGGCATTGATAAGCACCATCATTTTTTTGCCGTTCCGTGTTTTAAACTCGTATTCCTGTGTGACAGCAATGCCGTCGTTGCAGATATTTTCGATGAATTGTTCGCTTTGTTCGCGGGCGACAAAAAGGTCCCGCAGATGTAGTTTCAGTATTTCCGCTTTGGTATACTGCATGGTTTTCAGCGCCGCAGGATTGGCATCAATGATGTTTTTATCACAGTCTGCCAGAATGATAAGATCATGTGCTTTTTCGAAGATGCCATAGTATTTTTTTTCACTTTCTTCGATGGTCCGGAGATGTTTGTATTCATCGAGTGCGTAGCGGATAGAGCGTTCCAGCAGGTCGGCGGTGATTTCTCCCTTTACGAGGTAGTCG
Encoded proteins:
- a CDS encoding hybrid sensor histidine kinase/response regulator, which translates into the protein MSDRPIQILMIDDDEDDFFLVTELLRDISPGQYTLEWAPTYQKGVEAIERRTHDIFLVDYRLGPHTGLDILHLFQEMQYRMPVIMLTGKGDYAIDQEAMRAGAYDYLVKGEITADLLERSIRYALDEYKHLRTIEESEKKYYGIFEKAHDLIILADCDKNIIDANPAALKTMQYTKAEILKLHLRDLFVAREQSEQFIENICNDGIAVTQEYEFKTRNGKKMMVLINAVMLDEAEQIFLCVIQDITEKKREEQEKQHQEKFVITGRIARVIAHEVRNPLTNILLAVSQFKDEDEVAASNESSLYTDIIERNCTRINQLITELLDSTRMIELHTAEHGINQLIDNALRLAQDRMQLHEMRLNKQLAAPDIRVNADDEKVVIAFLNIIINAIEAMAPGKGILTVTTRRNQDKAQVQISDNGIGIPGDKISRLFDPFYTSKSKGTGLGLTSTQNILLNHKGTIHVDSEQGKGTTFTITLPAV